DNA from Thermomicrobium roseum DSM 5159:
TAGTTGTCGAGTAGTCCGATCGGGGACGTTCGGCTACGCGAGCACTCGCCGCTCATCGAGGTGCTCGCGCACTGCCACTCGAAGGGGAGAACGGGCGATGACTTTCGACGTCACGTGGTACGCTCAGTCGGCCTTCCGGATCGACGTTGCTGGGCTGCGTCTCTATCATGACCCTTTCCAGATTCCGGACGGTGAGCCGACTGCTGATGTCATTTTGATCAGCCATGAGCACTTCGATCACTGCTCACCGCCCGACATCGCGAGGATCCGCGACGTTCACAAGACGTTCGTCGTAGCGAATCCCACTGCGGCGAATACTCGTGAACTCGAACCCCCCGTTCACGTGATCAGGCCGGGCGGTGAAGTGCAGTATGGTCGCTTGTCGATTCGTGCGGTACCAGCTTATAACTTGAATAAGTTTCGCAGCCCTGGTGTGCCCTTCCATCCTCGAGAAAAGGAGCATGTCGGGTTCATTTGCCGAGCAGAGGGTGTCACCTGGTATTTCGCCGGTGACACCGACGCCATACCGGAGATGGCGCAGTTCGGTCCGGTCGATTATGCCTTTCTCCCCGTCAGCGGGACCTACGTTATGACGGCAGAAGAAGCCGCGGAGGCCGTACGCATGCTCCAACCGCGTGTCGTGATCCCCATGCATTATGGGACGGTCGTCGGGTCGGTGGAGGACGCTCGACGTTTGGCTGCGCTCGTCGGTGATGTCGCGGAGGTCAGGATCTTGGAGCCCCGTGGTCGTCCGAGCTGAGTGATCAGCTGGACACAGTCAGCAGTGCTGCGAATTGCTCGAGTGTCATCTCTCCTGAAACGCGGAGGCGAGGAAGAGCGAGCGGGTCATCGTCCGCACCGGCTCGGCCTGGCTGAGTGGTGACCGCCATGCGGTAGCCTGCCGCAGCAGTCGCTGCTTTCACGCGCTGATCGATCTTGCCAGCGGGATAAGCAAAGGAGAGAACCGGGTGACCGAGTGCCTCGCGAAGCGCCGTCGCGCACTCGGTGAGTTCTGCTCGCAGTTGCGCATCGGACACCTGGGTCAAATCGACGTGATGGACCGTATGAGCGCCGATTTCGATCGCCCCTGAGCGATCGAGTTCACGAACCATCTCCCAAGTAAGATAGCGCGGCGAGTCGAGCAATCCGGTGATCACGAAGATCGTGGCATGAAAGTTGTACTGGCGCAGGATCGGCCATGCATGCTCGTAGAAGTCACGGTAGCCGTCGTCGAACGTGAGAACGATCGGCTTGGCTGGAGCAGGTTGGTCACCCCGTCGGATCGCTTCGAGTTCGGAAAGCGTTATCGGCGTGTAGCCATGGGTGGAAAGCCAGTGGATCTGTGCTGCGAACTCGGCTGGTTCGACCGAGAGGGCCCGACCGATCGGGTCATCGGGGCCCGGGCGCGGACGAATGTAATGATACATAAGTATCGGAACAGGCTTACGATAGGGTTTCGGTTGTGATGTGTCTGCAACCGGCGTCGAGTCTCGAGTCGGTCTGGTCGAATCTTGGAAGAAGTGAAGAGAGTGGTGCGCGGAATCGGTAAAGAGAGACTCGGGTGGGTTACCTACGATTCCTCTTAAATTGCCAACCAGATGCAAGGAACCGGTGATCGAGTACGGAGGCCGCTCGTCGCTCGGCTCACTGGGGAGATCCCTCGTCATGAACCGCTGCGGGGCGGAAACGACGAGGAGAGCTTGTGGCGGCTGTTCGGGAGGCGCGGCTACGCGAGGATGCAGAAAGGTCTCTGGTTTTGCGAGCAGTATCGCCACGAGCGCGACGAGCGAAAGACTGAAGTGTTGACCAATCCGCACCATAGTCTTCCTCCTGTGGGATTCGAGCAGAACTCGCGCCCGGACGCGCTCTGCCGCCAGGTCTGGCCGTATAATCGCCGCGCTGGTTGGCATGATGGATGGAGAGGAAAACGATGCGGGTTACTGGTGGAGAAGCGGTCGTCCGCACGCTCGAGCGGCTCGGCGTGGAGGTCGTTTTTGGCATCCCGGGTGTTCATACGTTGGCGATCTACGATGCGCTCTATTCGTCGCCGATCCGACATGTGCTCGCGCGGCATGAGCAGGGTGCGGGCTTTATGGCCGATGGGTACGCGCGGGTTTCGGGGAAGCCCGGTGTGGCCATCGTCATTACCGGACCGGGCGTTACGAACATCGCTACAGCGATCGGCGAAGCGTATGCCGATTCCTCACCAGTCGTCGTCATCGCGTCGAACGTCGAGCAAGCCTGGCAGGGGCAGATGCTCGGCCACTTGCACGATTGCAAGGATCAGCTCGGCATCATGCGTGTGGTCACCAAATGGGCAGATCGTGCGCGCTCAGTGGAGGATGTCCCCCGACTCCTCCGCACAGCGTTCGCGGAAGCGATCAGTGGGCGACGACGCCCGACGCATCTGGAGGTTCCCTTGGATGTTCTCCATGGTTCTGGCGATATCGAGTTGGCTCACCTCGCACCGCTGTCGATGGAGCGCTCCCAACCGAGGCGGTCAGCCATCGAGCTGGCAGCTCGCATGATCGAGGAAGCGGAGCGCGTGGTTCTCTACTGTGGTGGGGGCGTGGTCGCTAGTGGCGCAACGGCTGAACTCAGTGCGTTGGCTGAACGCTTGGGAGCGGCGGTCATCACCTCCTTGCAGGGAAAGGGCGCGATTCCGGAGGATCACCCTCGTTGTCTCGGGAATCTCTGGGAACCCGAAAACGCGGTCGAGCGCGTCTTGCGCGAATCGGATCTGGTCATCGTGATCGGATCCAAGCTGGGTGCACAAGATACGGCGAATGGGCGTTTGCCGCTCCCGGACCGGCGCATCCGGATCGACATCGATGCCCAGGAGATCTTGCGCAACTATCCGCCGACGCTCCCGATCGTCGCTGATGCACGCGAAACGGTGCGGGCCCTGCTGAGCGAGCTAACGTCGCGCGGCATCACCAAGCAGGGATGGCCTGTCGACGTCTTACAGGCGACCAAGCGTGAGGCGCTCGCGACGGCTTGGGGGGCAGGTCAGGCTGAATGGCTCCGAGCCATCCGTGCCGTGCTGCCGCGGGATGGCATTCTGGTCAGCGACATGACGATGATGGCCTACGTCGGCAACCGGCACTATCCGGTCTACGAGCCAGGAACATACCTTTTCCCGACCGGTTATGGCACGCTTGGGTTCGCGTTGCCGGCAGCGATCGGAGCGAAAATCGCGCGTCCCGAAGCTGCGGTCGTCGCGCTCGTCGGCGATGGCGGGTACCAGTTCACCATGCAAGAACTCGCCACGGCAGTCCAATTCCGGATCGGGATCCCGATCATTCTCTTCAACGATGCCAGCTACACGGCGGTCAAGGACGAACAAGCACGCTCGTTCGGAGGGCGCTTCATCGCGGTGGACTTGGTCAATCCTGACTTTCAGAAGCTCGCGGCTGCGTATGGCATTCCGAGCGAGTACGTGACCAGTCCCCAGACGCTCGAGGGAGCGATCGCGCGGGCACTGGAACGTGACCTTCCAACGTTGATCGAAGTGCCCATCGATTTTCCACTCGGTGCGTGAAGCGTGTACTGTATCCGGCGGAACACGCGAGAAGGGAGTATCTGAGAAGGGAACGATCCAGTTGACACGAGGAGGAGCGTACGCTAGGCTAAAGCAGGAGAACAGGAGGCCGGGCAGCTGATGGTTTGCCCAGCGTCGCTGACACTCGCGATCCTCTCGATCATCATCGCGATTATTCGGCCCCGCGTGGCGGGGCATGCGGCGTTGGGGAGGAGCGTAGCTGGTCAGGCCTGAAACGATAACCAGTGGATGACGATGAGGCGGCCTCCCCGACGCGGGGAGGCCGCCGAGCGTTTCCGAGAAGGAAGGAGGGAGCGGATGAGCGAGAACGGCGAACGACGAGTGGTCATCTACGATACGACGTTGCGGGATGGGACGCAGGGATCCGGTGTCTCCCTAACGACAGAAGATAAATTGAAGATCGCCCGGGCATTGGACGAACTGGGTGTGGCCTATATCGAGGGTGGCTGGCCCGGCTCCAATCCGAAGGACATGGCGTTTTTCGAGCGTGCCCGACACCAGCAGTGGCGACACGCCAGGATCACTGCCTTCGGAAGCACACGCCGAGCCGGCGGAACGGTCGAAGAGGACGTCAACTTGCGTCTCCTGTTGGAAGCGGAGACACCGGCGGTGACGATCGTCGGCAAAGCGTCACCGTTTCAAGTGCGCGTAATCCTCGGCACGACCCTCGATGAGAATCTCCGGATGGTTGCGGAATCGGTCGCCTTTCTCAAGGCGGCAGGACGCGAAGTGATCTTCGATGCCGAGCACTTCTTCGATGGGTATGCGGAGGATCCGGACTACGCGCTCGCCGTTCTACGGGCGGCCTGCGATGCTGGCGCGGACGCGGTGGTGCTGTGCGACACCAACGGTGGAACACTGACGGACCCACTCGTGCGGGCAGTGCGGCATGCGCTCTCCTCGGTCTCCTGTACTGTGGGCATTCACACACACAACGACTGCGAACTGGCTGTCGCCAACACGATCGCCGCAGTTCTGGCTGGTGCCATGCATGTTCAGGGGACGATGAATGGGCTCGGGGAACGGATCGGGAACGCCAATCTCTGTTCGATCATCCCGATTCTCGAGTACAAGCTGGGCTATCGCTGCTTGCCGCCGGGTAATCTGCGTAAGCTCACCGAGACGTCTCGATACGTTGCGGAGGTCGCCAACCTGGCGCACGATCCTCGCCTCCCATTCGTGGGAGCCTTCGCGTTCACGCACAAGGCCGGACTGCACGTGAATGCGATCGCCAAGCACCCCTCGGCCTACGAGCACATTCCGCCGGAAGTAGTGGGCAATACTCGGCACGTCCTCGTCAGCGAACTGAGCGGTCGGAGCAACATTGTCGTGAAGGCGAGGAGCTTCGGCATCGAGCTCGGCGACAAGCCGGAGGTCGTGCGACGTGTCCTGGAGCAGATCAAGGAACTCGAGTTTCACGGTTATTGGTTCGAGGACGCTGATGCATCATTGGAACTCTTGATCCGCCGCAACCTGCCCGACTACCGACCACCGTTCGAGGTGCTCGACTATACGGTCCTGACCGAATATCGCAATGGGCGCGGCATGCTCGCTGAGGCGATGGTGAAGTTGCGCATCGGCCAGCACGTCTTCCACACCGCGGCCGAGGGTAACGGACCAGTGAACGCCCTGGACCGGGCTACTCGCAAGGCGCTGCAGGAGTTCTATCCGGAGATCGCTGCGGTAGACCTCGAGGACTATAAGGTACGCGTCCTCGATGATCATCACGGAACGGGCGCGAAGGTGCGCGTCTGGATCCGCTCCGGTGACGCGCATGGCAGTTGGAACACGGTCGGTTCCTCGGAGAACATCATCGAGGCGTCCTGGTTGGCATTGGCTGATAGCCTGGCCTATCCGCTGGTGACCCGGCCAGAACTCGCCGCTCGCATTCCTGAGCTCGTATCAGCTGTTTCGTGAGCGAGAGCGCGGCAGGGCGCGCCCTGCCGCGCTCTCGGTTGCGTCCTAGAGCAACCCTTCGCGGTAGAAAAGCTCGGCGTTCAAGACCGAGGCTCCGGCGGCTCCGCGGATCGTGTTGTGGCCGAGGACGACGAACCGGATGTCGAACACCGAGCAAGGCCGAACCCGGCCGACGACCGATGCCATACCACGTTCGGCGTCTCGGTCGAGCACCGGCTGCGGCCGGTCGGGCTCCTCGAGCACGATGACGGGGTGACGGGGAGCACTGGGGAGTTCCAGTTCCTGTGGAAGCGCACGGAACGCTCGCAGCACGTCGATTACCTCCGCCGGGGTCGCCGAACGATGGAGATCCAGGCTCACGGTCTCCAGGTGTCCGTCGCGCACGGGGACTCGATTGCAGTGCGCACTGAGCACGATCGGAGCGTCCTCGAAGGTACCGTCGATCCAGCGACCGAGGATCTTACGTGATTCGGCCTCGATCTTTTCTTCTTCTCCACCGATGTACGGGATGACGTTATCGATCAGATCGAGTGAAGGAACACCAGGATAGCCGGCACCCGAGGATGCCTGGAGTGTGGTGACGATGCCTCGCTCGATCCCGAACGCATCGTGAATCGGCTTGAGTGCGAGGACGAGATGGATCGTCGAGCAGTTGGGGTTGGCCACGATGAACCCCTCGCGCCATCCGCGGAGCTGCCGCTGTCGCTCGATCGCCCGGGCATGATCGGGGTTCACCTCGGGGATGAGAAGGGGCACATCCGGATCCATCCGATGGTCGCGCGCGTTCGTGAACACCTTCTTTCCTTCAGCGGCCAACGCCTCCTCGATCGGCCCAGCGACCCCACCGGGAAGGGCCGAGAAGACGATCGGGCTGTTGATCGGTTCTTCGATGTGCTTCACCACAAGATCGCGCACTTCTTCTGGCGGGGCAGCGCTGATGCGCCAGTTCACCGCTTCCGCATAGCGCTTCCCGGCCGAGCGGTCGCTCGCGACGAGTTCAGCGATCCGGAACCAGGGGTGGCCAGCGAGGAGTTGGACGAAGCGCTGGCCGACGCTACCGGTTGCCGCTAGGATGGCGACGTCGATTCGATCGGACACGAGTTCCTCCCTTCACTGGTGGTGCCGATACAACAAAACCGGCAGAGGTCGCAACCCCTGCCGGCATTCGCTCGAGTTCGGCCGCGCGTTACGGACTCCCCGAGCGCACGCCGGCGCAGCGAGTAGCGGTCGTTCCAGTTGTCGTCCGTTTCGCTGTCTGCACGACGTTCGTCCTTCCGGCTCGTCCGCTTGCGCAGAGGGCGCGGGCTCACCTACCCTGTCAGCGCCCGCTGCCACTGTACCAAGCGGGCGTGGGATGGTCAAGTCACAGGTGAGGAGAGCATCACATGGAGACCGTCGGGATCGCGCTGCTTGGAGTGGGAACGATCGGAAGCGCCGTGCTCCGCATGATCCGCGAGGAGCGTGAGCGCATCGCCGAGCGGACTGGACTCTTCTTGGACGTGCGCTGGGGGCTCGCGCGGCACCGTGAACGTGTTGTCCAGGCTGGCCTTAGCGAGCGGGCGGCGACGACGTCGATCGAGCCGATCTTGGCGGATCCGTCGGTTCAAGTCGTTGTCGAGGTGCTCGGGGGAGAGGAACCAGCAGCGGCCTATATGAAACGTGCGCTCGAGGCGGGTAAACATGTCGTCACGGCCAACAAGGAGGCCCTGAGCAAGCACTTTGCTGAGCTGGTCGCGGCAGCCCGGGAACACCAGCGGGCCCTGCTGTTCGAGGCGAGTGTCGGGGCAGGAATTCCGCTCATGGTCAGCCTGCGGCAGCTCTTGACCACGAATCGTCTGCACCGCATCCGCGGCATCGTGAACGGCACGACGAATTTCATCCTGACTCTCATGGCAGAAGAAGGGGTACCCTATCAGGAGGCGCTGCGACAAGCGCAAGAACTCGGGTACGCAGAACCAGATCCAACCGCCGATGTCGAGGGTTACGATGCTGCCTACAAGCTGAGCATTCTCGCCTCATTGGCCGCAGGCAGGCATATCCGGCCGGAAGTGGTGGAGCGGCGCGGTATCACCACTGTGACGCCGGATCAGATCCTCGACGCGCGTACCCGCGGTGGAGCGATGAAGTTGCTCGCCGAGGCGGAGTTGGCTGACGAGACTTGGCGATTGCGCGTGCGACCGGTTTTCGTCCCAGCGAGCGATCTTCTGGCGCACGTTCGTTTGAATCTCAACGCCATCGAGTTGACTGGGGATCGAGTGGGAACCATCGTCCTGTACGGGCCGGGTGCTGGACCGTCACCGACCGCGAGTGCAGTGATCGCTGACGTTCTCGATGCTGTTCGCTTCGGACCAGCGCTCCTGCCTAACCTCGAGCCAGCTACCTGAGGAAGCGTTCGATTCGACAGGAGAAAACCGACGAGCTGGACACCGCTGTCCAGCTCGTCGGGGCGCGTCGCGATGCTGCTCGCGGGCAGCGCGCGCAGGCAGTTTCGGTATAGCTTTTAGGGCTCGGCGAGGAAGGCCGCGATCACTGGCCCGATCTGGTCGAAGTCTTTGAGAAAGGCATCATGCCCGTTGGGGGAGTCGAGTTCCCAATAGCGAGCATCGACGCCGAGCGCACGCAAGTCTTCGGCGAGACTTCTCACCTGATTGGGCCAGAAGAGGATATCCGAGCGGATACCGATGGCGAGCGTTCGGGCACGGATTCGGGAGAGTCCAGCGTGATAGCCACCTCGGCCACGGCCCAGATCGTGGGAATCCATAGCGCGAGTGAGGTAGAGGTAGCTGTTCGCATCGAAGCGGCGCACGAGCTTGTCACCCTGGTAGTGGAGATAGCCCTCGACGTCGTAGCGTCCGAGGAACTCGGGCCACTCGGTGTAGCGTGCTCCTGTCCGGCGTTGGAAGCGGGCTGACATGAGCTCGTCGGACTGATAGGTGATCATGCCGAGCATACGAGCGATCGCCAGT
Protein-coding regions in this window:
- a CDS encoding homoserine dehydrogenase, giving the protein METVGIALLGVGTIGSAVLRMIREERERIAERTGLFLDVRWGLARHRERVVQAGLSERAATTSIEPILADPSVQVVVEVLGGEEPAAAYMKRALEAGKHVVTANKEALSKHFAELVAAAREHQRALLFEASVGAGIPLMVSLRQLLTTNRLHRIRGIVNGTTNFILTLMAEEGVPYQEALRQAQELGYAEPDPTADVEGYDAAYKLSILASLAAGRHIRPEVVERRGITTVTPDQILDARTRGGAMKLLAEAELADETWRLRVRPVFVPASDLLAHVRLNLNAIELTGDRVGTIVLYGPGAGPSPTASAVIADVLDAVRFGPALLPNLEPAT
- a CDS encoding polysaccharide deacetylase family protein, with the translated sequence MYHYIRPRPGPDDPIGRALSVEPAEFAAQIHWLSTHGYTPITLSELEAIRRGDQPAPAKPIVLTFDDGYRDFYEHAWPILRQYNFHATIFVITGLLDSPRYLTWEMVRELDRSGAIEIGAHTVHHVDLTQVSDAQLRAELTECATALREALGHPVLSFAYPAGKIDQRVKAATAAAGYRMAVTTQPGRAGADDDPLALPRLRVSGEMTLEQFAALLTVSS
- a CDS encoding MBL fold metallo-hydrolase gives rise to the protein MTFDVTWYAQSAFRIDVAGLRLYHDPFQIPDGEPTADVILISHEHFDHCSPPDIARIRDVHKTFVVANPTAANTRELEPPVHVIRPGGEVQYGRLSIRAVPAYNLNKFRSPGVPFHPREKEHVGFICRAEGVTWYFAGDTDAIPEMAQFGPVDYAFLPVSGTYVMTAEEAAEAVRMLQPRVVIPMHYGTVVGSVEDARRLAALVGDVAEVRILEPRGRPS
- the cimA gene encoding citramalate synthase, which encodes MSENGERRVVIYDTTLRDGTQGSGVSLTTEDKLKIARALDELGVAYIEGGWPGSNPKDMAFFERARHQQWRHARITAFGSTRRAGGTVEEDVNLRLLLEAETPAVTIVGKASPFQVRVILGTTLDENLRMVAESVAFLKAAGREVIFDAEHFFDGYAEDPDYALAVLRAACDAGADAVVLCDTNGGTLTDPLVRAVRHALSSVSCTVGIHTHNDCELAVANTIAAVLAGAMHVQGTMNGLGERIGNANLCSIIPILEYKLGYRCLPPGNLRKLTETSRYVAEVANLAHDPRLPFVGAFAFTHKAGLHVNAIAKHPSAYEHIPPEVVGNTRHVLVSELSGRSNIVVKARSFGIELGDKPEVVRRVLEQIKELEFHGYWFEDADASLELLIRRNLPDYRPPFEVLDYTVLTEYRNGRGMLAEAMVKLRIGQHVFHTAAEGNGPVNALDRATRKALQEFYPEIAAVDLEDYKVRVLDDHHGTGAKVRVWIRSGDAHGSWNTVGSSENIIEASWLALADSLAYPLVTRPELAARIPELVSAVS
- the asd gene encoding aspartate-semialdehyde dehydrogenase, which gives rise to MSDRIDVAILAATGSVGQRFVQLLAGHPWFRIAELVASDRSAGKRYAEAVNWRISAAPPEEVRDLVVKHIEEPINSPIVFSALPGGVAGPIEEALAAEGKKVFTNARDHRMDPDVPLLIPEVNPDHARAIERQRQLRGWREGFIVANPNCSTIHLVLALKPIHDAFGIERGIVTTLQASSGAGYPGVPSLDLIDNVIPYIGGEEEKIEAESRKILGRWIDGTFEDAPIVLSAHCNRVPVRDGHLETVSLDLHRSATPAEVIDVLRAFRALPQELELPSAPRHPVIVLEEPDRPQPVLDRDAERGMASVVGRVRPCSVFDIRFVVLGHNTIRGAAGASVLNAELFYREGLL
- a CDS encoding thiamine pyrophosphate-binding protein gives rise to the protein MRVTGGEAVVRTLERLGVEVVFGIPGVHTLAIYDALYSSPIRHVLARHEQGAGFMADGYARVSGKPGVAIVITGPGVTNIATAIGEAYADSSPVVVIASNVEQAWQGQMLGHLHDCKDQLGIMRVVTKWADRARSVEDVPRLLRTAFAEAISGRRRPTHLEVPLDVLHGSGDIELAHLAPLSMERSQPRRSAIELAARMIEEAERVVLYCGGGVVASGATAELSALAERLGAAVITSLQGKGAIPEDHPRCLGNLWEPENAVERVLRESDLVIVIGSKLGAQDTANGRLPLPDRRIRIDIDAQEILRNYPPTLPIVADARETVRALLSELTSRGITKQGWPVDVLQATKREALATAWGAGQAEWLRAIRAVLPRDGILVSDMTMMAYVGNRHYPVYEPGTYLFPTGYGTLGFALPAAIGAKIARPEAAVVALVGDGGYQFTMQELATAVQFRIGIPIILFNDASYTAVKDEQARSFGGRFIAVDLVNPDFQKLAAAYGIPSEYVTSPQTLEGAIARALERDLPTLIEVPIDFPLGA